CCTGCCCAAGTCGGTCGTCGAGCGCGCGACGCGCGTCTTCCACCGCCTTGCGGTGGCCGAGGGCAAGGTCCATGGCATGCCGCCCGACCAGGTACACTTCCACGAAGTCGGGGCCGTCGACGCCATAGTGGACGTCGTGGGAGCGGTGCTCTGCATGGATCAGCTAGGCATCTCCCAGGTGGTCTGCTCGGCGCTGCCGCTGGGGTCGGGCTTCGTGAAGTGCGAGCACGGCATGATGCCGGTGCCGGTGCCCGCGGTCGTGGAACTGGTGCGCAACGTACCGGTCTACGACAACGGCGAGACGGGCGAGCTGGTGACCCCCACCGGGGCCTCCATCCTCACGACCTTCGCCCGCGAGTTCGGCAAGTTGCCCGGCATGACGCTCGTCGCCTCGGGCTTCGGCGGCGGGAGCCGCGACGGCCAGCGCGTGCCCAACGTGCTGCGGGTCATGGTCGGAGAGGTCGCCGGCGAGCAAGAGGCGCCGCCGGCCCGCGAGCCCGCGGACGAACTGGTCGGGGTCATCGAGAGCAACATCGACGACCAGAACCCGCAACTCTTCGAACACGTGACCGATCGCCTCTACGACGCCGGGGCGCTCGACGTGTTCCTGACCCCCGTCATCATGAAGAAGGGTCGGCCCGGCATCAAGCTCACGGTGATCCTGCCGCCTGACAGGCACGCCGACTGCCAGAAGGTCGTGTTCGCGGAGACCACGACCATCGGCGTCCGCTACTACACGGTCCGCCGCAAGACCCTCGACCGCGAGATCGTGAGCGTCCAGACCGATTTCGGACCCATCCGCGTCAAGGTGGCGCGCGACATGGGAACGATAGCCAACCTCAGCCCCGAGTACCGGGACTGCGTCGCGGCGGCCCAGGCCAAGGGCGTGCCCCTCAAGCAGGTATGGCAGACCACGCTCGCGCAGGCGCTCGCCGCGCCGCAGCTCAAGGCTTAGCCTGCTATAATGCCGACAATGGTCGAAATGAAGGTCTCGGGCGTAATCCTCGAGCCGCAATCCCGGAGCCCCATCGTGGTGCTCAAGGATACCGACGAGCGCCGGGCCTTGCTGATCTGGGTGGGCGAACCCGAAGCCAACGCCATCCTCCTCGGCCTCGAGAAGATCCCGACGCCGCGCCCTTTGACGCACGATCTGTTCTTCAACACGCTCAAGACCCTCAAGGCCAAGGTGGACGAGATCCGCATCAACGACATGAAGAACAACACCTTCTTCGCGGAGCTCAAGCTCGACGTCGAGGGCAAGGAAGTCCTCGTGGACGCCCGGCCCTCGGATGCCATCGCACTGGCCCTCCGGGCCAAGTGCCCCATCTTCGTGGCGGAAGAGGTCATGTCCAACTCCTCGATCCCGATCAACCAGACCAAGGAAGACGCCGAGAGCGAGGAATTCAAGAAATTCCTCGAAAACGTCAAGCCGAGCGACTTCCAGAAGTTCTATGGCGGCGGCGGGTCGACGAGCTGACGCCGGCCGGGCCGCCTCCCGGACGCAGGCACGGAGGCCTGCGCCACCAATGCGGCGGGTGGGTCCGGCCTCAGGCGATCGGAGGCCTGCGCCACCGGTGCGGCGCGTGGGTCCGGCCTCATAGCGCGGCTCTGATGACTTCGCTCCGGCATCGCGGCCGGCACGGAG
The Candidatus Tanganyikabacteria bacterium DNA segment above includes these coding regions:
- the larC gene encoding nickel pincer cofactor biosynthesis protein LarC; protein product: MRVAFFDCLNGAAGDMIVAALLDAGADFARLQADLARLPISGYGLEAFKKTLHGMGATRFEVKVTEPQPERHLRDIASILVRSDLPKSVVERATRVFHRLAVAEGKVHGMPPDQVHFHEVGAVDAIVDVVGAVLCMDQLGISQVVCSALPLGSGFVKCEHGMMPVPVPAVVELVRNVPVYDNGETGELVTPTGASILTTFAREFGKLPGMTLVASGFGGGSRDGQRVPNVLRVMVGEVAGEQEAPPAREPADELVGVIESNIDDQNPQLFEHVTDRLYDAGALDVFLTPVIMKKGRPGIKLTVILPPDRHADCQKVVFAETTTIGVRYYTVRRKTLDREIVSVQTDFGPIRVKVARDMGTIANLSPEYRDCVAAAQAKGVPLKQVWQTTLAQALAAPQLKA
- a CDS encoding bifunctional nuclease family protein; translation: MVEMKVSGVILEPQSRSPIVVLKDTDERRALLIWVGEPEANAILLGLEKIPTPRPLTHDLFFNTLKTLKAKVDEIRINDMKNNTFFAELKLDVEGKEVLVDARPSDAIALALRAKCPIFVAEEVMSNSSIPINQTKEDAESEEFKKFLENVKPSDFQKFYGGGGSTS